The Sulfurospirillum diekertiae genomic sequence GAGATATGTAATAACTGCTAAAATTAAATGTCGGGTAAAGATAGAATTTAGTGTATCATAGTCTTTATGGGCTACATACATATTTGTCTTAGGCGTTATTACTGTCATCCATATATTTGCTATCCCGAAAATTGCCGTACACATTGCAATACTAAATCCAATTTGTCCTGCTTCAACCACCCCATAATAATGAAAGGCAATTGGTGTAAAAGAAAAAAAGATAAAATATCCACTTATCCAACTTACCGCATATCTTCCCACCAAAGGCAAAATATCTTTTTCCCAATCATGTACAATATCTTTACTTAAAACAAAACATTGCTTTAACATATATTTATATCTATAAAAAATAATTATCGTGCCACTGGATGCTCCAATAACCAAAGAAATTGCTAAAGCATATAGTTTTAAACCGAGAACAAGAAGTATCGCTGTAGAAAGAGATGTAATAAAAGAGATAAGAAAACGAATTTTTTGAACTTCTCCAACACTATTGCACCCTTCTATAAAAGAAAGTAGCATACTGTTTATAAATACAAAAATAGAAGCAATGCCATAAACTATCCATGGAATTACCCACATCACATCTGTTTTTTTTTCATTTAATATTATAAAACCGACTATTAAAATGATAGGAAAAGCTAAGCATCCCATGCGGATAGACCATTTCATAGAAAACCTAAATAAAGTAGCTATTCTTTCTAAATAATGTTGATTACCAGATAAAGTTTTATTTTCTTCAAACTTTAAATGCGCAAATTCATGAGCAGAAAATTGAAGCAATATCGTCGAAAACCCCATATCAGCAAAAATTGCTAATGCAGCCAAACTGACAAATGTATACCAATACCCTTGTGCCTCTGCACTCAAGTATAATGGTATTAGTATAAGCATTAAAGGACCAGAAAACAACCGCCATATCTGATTTATAGCAGTATGACGAAAATCATGGCTTAAAAGAGTTTTTAACAAAAATACCCTTTTTTTGTAATAAGAAAATTCTTGATAATCTCAATCATATAGTCGATTGCTTCATCGCCCATTCCAGGGTAAAGTCCAATCCAAAAACTATCGTTCATGATCTTATCGGTATTGGGAAGTAAACCTACAGATCTATAGTCTTTATCTTTTTCAAGTGACTCAAATAGGGGATGTCGTAGCATATTTCCCGCAAAAAGATTTCGTGTTTGAATGTTGTTGTTTTCCAAGTATTCAACAAGATCATTTCTTGTGAATTTTGCTTCTTTTGTCAGGGTCATCATAAATCCAAACCAACTGGGATCACTCTGTATTTGTGCTTCTACTAACATTAACTCTTGAATGTCTTTAAGTCCATTGTAAAGCTTTTTAAAATTCTCTTTTCGTTTTTCCACAAAACTTGGAAATTTCTCTAGTTGTGCACACCCAACGGCTGCTTGCATATCCGTTGCTTTAAGGTTAAAGCCAAAATGGCTATAAACGTATTTATGATCGTACCCTTTTGGCAAACTGCCAAATTGTTGGGTAAAACGACATCCACACGTATTATCCACGCCACTTTCACACCAACAATCTCTTCCCCAATCACGCATGGAGAGCATAATCTTTTTAAGCAGTGGATTGTCGGTATAGGTGGCTCCGCCCTCACCCATAGTCATGTGATGTGGTGGGTAAAAGCTACTCGTTCCAATGTCACCCCATGTGCCTGTAGGTTTACCATCATACATAGAGCCAAGGGCATCACAGTTATCTTCAATAAGCCAAAGGTTGTGTTTATCACAAAAGGCTTTGACGGCTTTGATATCAAAAGGATTACCAAGGGTATGCGCTATCATCACCGCTTTTGTTTTGGGACTCAGTGCTTGTTCTAACTGTGTTACATCAATGTTAAAATGTTTAAGTTCCATATCGACAAAGACAGGTACGGCACCGTATTGAACAATAGGAGCTACAGTTGTTAGAAAACCTGCCGCTACCGTGATGACTTCATCGCCTCGTTTGACTTGTCGCTCTTTGAGCAGTGGTGAAGTGAGTGCATAAAAAGCCAACAAATTGGCAGAACTGCCACTATTAACTAAGAACGCCCATCTTACATGTAAAAACTTTGCTAACTCTTTTTCAAACTTTTTAGAGTAATCCCCATATGTCAACCAAAAATCAAGCGAGCTATCGACAAGGTTCATCATCTCTTTTTCATCAAAGACGCGCCCTGCATAATTAACGCGACTTTCTCCTGCTACAAACGGCTTAGTTTGATTTTTTTTATGCACAAGTTCATAATATTCTTTTGTTTTATCTAAAATCTCTTGTTTTAATTGTTCTTCTTGAGTCATCATTTCCCTTTCCACATTGTATCTATTGCGTTTAGATACGGATCTTCTTTGATTATTTTGGTATCTAATTTATCTAAATTCTCTTGAAAATAACATCTCATCTTTGCTATTGCATTTTTATGAGATTGTAAACTGAAAATCTCCAAGCTCTTTTAAAAGTAACGCTCATTATTCGAAGTATATTCGTTATTGAGTCCTTCATTGACAACTCTTATATCGGAATGAAAATCACTGACTTCATTCACCAAATTTGCTAAGGTGAAAAGGTCTACTTTGGTTCCTGTCGTTACATTATAAATCTTCTCTCTAACATCATTATGGATAAAAAAGTCGATCATTTTAACTAAATCATCACTATAAATATAGTCAAAATAGACATTTTTATTGATGGTTATAGGTAAGTGCAAAAGGTTTTTAACGATTGCATTTGATATAAACTTATAACGATAATTTTCATACTCACCGTATGCCCCAAAAATACGCAACTGCACTATATTATCAGATCTTTCAATATAGTGCGACGTAATAGACTTATAAAATCCATATTCATCAAGTGGTAATGCTTCTAAATAATCTTCTTCTTTTGCATGAACAATGGGCTTATGCTTGCCATACTCGGCCCCACTGCCAAAAGAGATAATTTTTATTACATTTTTTTCATGTTTGGCAATATTGAAAAAAATGCGTAAATTATACTCTGTAACGTTTTTCATATCAGTCGTATCACGTCCACCACCACGATTGGCAGTATGCACAATTACATCAATTTTGTGCTCATGAATATACCTATCAACTGCAGGCTCATCACTTAAATCAAGCTCTTTGCTGGATGGTGTAAAAAGTGTATGGTTATGATATTTTGAAAATAGGTATTCTTTAAGATGGGAGCCTATAAAACCGCTAACACCTGTGATAAAAATATTCATTTACTCTTTATCCAAAGGAGTGATAATCATTTGGGCATTTAATTCTTTTCTGTCTAAAAAAGGGTACATATCTTCAATAGGTTTATTGACAATGAGTTTTGGCTCAACCGTCGTCATCTGTTCTTGCAGACAAATATTAATAACTTCTGCCTCATCGCTTAAGAGTGTTTCTTGAATTTTGTGAGAAATCTCTTCCATGGTCGAAACTGTACTACTTTTGAGTCCATAAGCGCTTGCTATGCTTGCGAAGTTGGGAACACTGTAATCTTTTTGAGTACCAATATATCTCTTTTCAAAATAAATTTCTTGAAATTGTCTGACCATACCGAGATTGGCATTGTTCATAATAAATATTTTAATAGGTAAATTTCTTCTTTTGATAACTTCTAATTCTTGAATATTCATCTGAAATCCACCATCCCCTGCAATCACAAGAGCTCTTTTACCTGTAGCAATCGTTGCTCCAATAGCTGTTGGCAAGGCAAAACCCATAGCTCCCATGCCACCTGAAAAAAGAACACGTTGGTCTACTTTGGTATCAAAGGACTGAGCAACCCACATTTGATGTTGTCCCACATCAACACAAATTATGTCATTATCAGAAGAAGATTGAGCAATACATTTAATGATTTGATTCGGTATTTTTGCTTTGCCATCAATGCCAGTCGTTGATGAATATTTTTGTTTATATCCGATAAGTTTTTCAAGCCATTGATCAAAATTCAGTCTAAAATCATAGTGCGATAATTGGTTGATAAAATCAGCAATATCACAATGCAAAGCGATATCTGCCTTGATTTTTGAACCTAACTCATTAGCATCTATATCGACTTGTATAATCTTTGCTTCTCTTGCAAACGTTTTTAAATCAGTACCCGTTTGTCGTGTATCAAGGCGAGAGCCTAATACTACAATCAAATCAGCATTGGCTAGTGCTAAATTACTATATCGATTTCCGTAAGAGCCAATGAGTCCAAAGTTATATTTATAACCGTCTTTAATGACATCTTTTCCCATCAGCGAGTAAACAACTGGCAAATTGGATTTTTTCAACAAGTGATTAATGGCTTCTGGTGCTAAGGAAGAAAGGCGACTTCCCCCACCTATCAACACAATTGGACGCTGAGATATTTTTAGCATTTCTACAATTTTTTCAAAATCAACATTATCATCATGAATACACATCGTTTGATATTCATCACTCTCAAAAAAAGATTTTTGCTCGGATGGATTGAAATCAGTCCGTTGAATATTCATTGGGATATCGATAAGGACAGGACCTTTCCTGCCATTTTGTGTCAAGAAATAAGCTTTTTCAAGTTCATAACGAAGGCTTTGAATCGTATCAATCATAACCGCATATTTTGTAATAGGCTTAACGATACTGACAATATCCGTCTCTTGAAAACCTATCTGCCTTACAGGTGTATCGTATTTGTATTCATACGTATTGACCTGTCCCGTGATAAAGAGGGTAGGAATTGAATCAAAAAAGCAACTTCCAATCGGCGTTATCAGGTTCGTTGCACCAGGACCACTTGTTGCTGTTGCCACACCTGTTTTCCCAGTGACACGGGCATATCCCTCAGCGGCAAACCCTGCACCTTGTTCATGAATCGTATTGATAATTTCAATCGCTTTATTTTTATCAAGCGAATCATAGAGATGAGCAACGGCTCCGCCAATATATCCAAAAGCTTTGTCAATGCCTTGATCAACTAAAAACTGCACAATATAATCAGATGCTTTCATTTGATAGTCCATGCTATATTTTTTGCTTTTGCATCAGCAATATAACTTTCCAAATCTTCTTGACTCAAAATTTTACTGTTTTCGTAAAAGGCTTTATACCATTTGACAGTTTTCTCAAACGTTTTCTCACTATCCCATACATCTTTCCAATGAAGCTTTATATGCGCTTTTGAACAATCGAGCTTTAAAAGATTTGCTTCATGAAGTTGATTTGGATCACGATTGATCTCATAGTCAATTTTATCCCAATGCTGCTTTACATGTAAAACAACTTCTTCGACACAAATGCTTCCTTCATCACTCGGTCCAAAGTTCCAAGCTTCACCAAACTCCACTTTTTCTTCAAGCAGTTTTTGTCCCACCTGCAAATAGCCACTAAGAGGCTCAAGCACGTGTTGCCATGGTCTGGTTGCTTTTGGGTTGCGGATACTTACTTTTTTGCTTTGAGAGACAGAAAGTATAATATCACTCATCAGTCTATCTTGAGCCCAATCTCCACCACCAATCACATTCCCTGCTCGACATGTTGCTAAAAGCGTTTGATGTGATTTTTTATAGTCATTGATATTAAAATAGGAGTTTCGATATGAACTTGCTAGTAAATCTGCACATCCCTTTGAAGCGCTGTAAGGGTCATACCCACCCATCGGGTCATTCTCCCGGTATCCCCAAATCCACTCTTTATTCTCATAGGCTTTATCACTCGTGATATTTACAATCGCTTTAACCTGATGTTTACGACATGCTTCAAAGACTTTAAGCGTTCCTATCACATTGGTTTCATAGGTTTCTATTGGATTTGCATAAGAAGGTCTGACCAATGCTTGCGCAGCTAAATGAAATACGATATCGGGCTTATACGTTGCAAATGTTTTATCTAATGTTTCTAAGTCTCGAATATCACCAATAATAGAAATAATATCAAGATCAAGCAATGCTATATGATTCGGATGGGTAGGCGCTTCCAAAGAATAACCTATAACTTTTGCTCCCATAAGTTTGAGCCAATAAACAAGCCATGAACCTTTAAAGCCCGTATGTCCTGTGACTAAGACAGTTTTATCTTTGTAGATGCCTCCAAAAAGATGTTGCATTACCAGACTTTCCATGGAGCTTTATTTTCTTTCCAGAGTTTATTGAGCTTTTGGTTATCGCGAAGCGTGTCCATGGGTTGCCAAAAACCTTCGTGTTTATAGGCAAACATCTCACCATCTTTGGCTAAATTTTGTAAAGGAGCTTGTTCAAAAATGCAACTTTCATCTTCATCAATATAATCAAATACTTTTGGAGAACAGACAAAAAAGCCTCCGTTGATCCATCCTGCTTCTGTTTTTGGTTTTTCGATAAAACTTTTGATATTCAGTGTCTCATCAATAGCAAGATTCCCAAACCTAGCTTCTGGCTGAATAGCGGACATTGTAAGCGCTTTGCCATGTTGTTTATGAAAAGCTACTGTTTTTGCAATATCAATATCACTTACACCATCTCCATAAGTCAGTAAAAAAGGCTCGTTCCCTATATACTTCTGAGCGCGTTTAATACGACCTCCGGTCATTGTATCAAGCCCTGTATCGACAAGGGTCACTTTCCATGGTTCGCTGGTATTGTTATGCACTTCTATGCTGTTGGTTTGAAGGTCAATGGTTATATCACTTTGGTGAAGAAAATAATTTGCAAAATACTCTTTAATGTAATAGCCTTTATACCCAAGAAGCACTACAAACTCATTAAAACCATGATGAGAATAAATCTTCATAATATGCCATAAAATTGGCTTACCACCAATTTCCACCATCGGCTTTGGTTTGATGTCTGTCTCTTCTGCTATGCGTGTTCCATATCCACCTGCGAGTAGTACGACTTTCATTGTATCTCCATAAATAATTTATTCATTATTAACGTTTATTTTATGCAAACATTCTTCCAAACTATTTTTCCAGTAAGGAATTTCTATGCCAAACTCATTTTTGATTTTTGCTTTATTTAAAAGTGAATAATGAGGTCGTTTGGCTGGGGTTGGATATTGTGAAGTTTCGATGGGGTTGATTTTACATGTAAGCTTTGCCATCTGCATAATCTCTTGTGCGAAATCATACCAACTTGCAACACCCTCATTAGAATAGTTATAGATCTGTGTTTGAGTAGTGTTGATTTTTGGCAAAATATCTAAAATCACTTTTGCTAAATCTTTTGCATATGTAGGCGTTCCTACTTGATCGTAAATAACACCTAAAGCGTCTTTTTCTTTTCCTAAACGAAGCATCGTCTTTACGAAGTTAGCACCATAACTACTGTAAACCCACGAAGTACGGATGATAATGCTGTTTGGAAGATTACCCTGTAAAAGTGCATTCTCTCCATCCAATTTAGTTTTACCATAAACTGATTTTGGGTTAGTTGTGTCTATTTCTTGATAGGGCTTGTAACTCGTACCATCAAAGACATAGTCAGTTGAGATATGAATCAGTTTAATGTTTTTTTCTTTTGCAATACTTGCTAAATGCTTTACTGCTTGATGATTGATTTTATCGGCTAAAGCTTCTTCATTTTCAGCTTTATCAACTGCGGTATACGCTGCACAATTAATAATGGCATGAATAGCATTTTTTTCAACGAATGACTCAATAGTGTGTTTCTCCGTAATATCAAGTTGATCTTTACATGTAAAGAAAAATGTATAGGGGAAATGGGAAGAAAGTTCTTGTATCTCACTTCCTAATTGACCATTCGAGCCTGTCACTAAGATATTAAGCATAGTAATTTACACCATATTCAAAGAGTTCATGCATAGTTTCAAGTTTAGGTTGTTGGGTATCTTTAGTGGAGAGTTGAAACAAATCTGCACTCAGTTGCCAATCAATACCTAGTTTTGGATCATTAAATGAAATTCCTCGATCACACTCAGGCGCATAATAGTTATCGACTTTATAGGTAAAGGTACAGGTTTCACTTAGAACAACAAAACCATGAGCAAAACCTCTTGGAATAAACATCTGTTTTTTATTTTTACCATTGAGTTCAACAGCCACATAGTTTCCAAATGTCGGACTCCCTACACGAATATCCACAGCAACATCCAGAACTCTTCCATCAATGACACGAACTAATTTTGACTGAGCAAAAGGTGAAAGTTGATAATGAAGTCCACGCAAAACACCGTGATGACTTCGTGATTCATTATCTTGACAAAAATTCACTTTGAAACCTACAAATTCTTCAAACTGATCTTGTCTGAAGGTCTCTACAAAGTACCCTCGCTCATCACCATGCACTTTGGGCTCTATTATGATCACATCGGGTATATTCGTTCGCGTAAATGTCATCTCTTACTTCTTTCTTGTATCATTTTTCCCATAACACGCACTTTGACATATGAAGTTTTAAATCATTTTACTTTGGTTGCTATTACTATTTTCATAAGAGCACAATTTTTCAGTAACTTATATCTCTTCTTTAATTCTCATATAGATAGGGAATCGTGGTTTCCCACCTTTGGTCATCTCTTGAAATTTATACGTAATTTTAGAACCAATGGCAGGAGGATTTTTACGCTCGCTTTCACTAAAACCTGAGCCGATATCAAACATCACGCCATCATCCATCTTACATGTAAGCGAACCGAAGCTGTTTTTATACTTGCCTTCGCCTTTATGATGCTCTACTACTTCACATTCAGCATCTTGAAAACTTTTCACTTTGAGGCTGTTGGGATCGCGTTTGGCAACGTATTTGGTATCAGGATTGCGTACTACAACGCCTTCTCCACCGCCTTTTTCAACCTCAGTGAGAAAACGTTTCAAGTCATCGTTGTCTTTACATGTAAACTGTTTGGCTACTTTGAGATAATCCGCTTGATTGAGTTTGAGATAATACTCAAGCTTGACCAAACGTTGGATCAAGCCACCGTTTTCGGAAGGCACATCAAAGGCGTAAAAAGCGATATTTTTCCAGCCATCATGTAGCTCTTTTTTCTTAACAATGGAGATGATATTTTCAAAATCTCCCCGTTTACTCCAAAGCTCTCCATCCACAGCAAAAGGAGGGAATCCTTCGGTAAACCAAGCAGGAGCGGCAAGTTCAACGCCCCCTCTAGAAATCAGTTTTTGCCCATCCCAATAGGCTCGCACACCATCCATTTTTTCACTCATCAACCACCCTGAAACGTCTTGTCCATTCCATTCTTGCAAAAGCATCAATTCAGGCTTAGCGCCAAACATAAAACTTGTTAAAAGAAGCCAAAAGAGTATTAATCGCTTCATTTAAATCTTTGCCTTATATTTTTGAAGATACCAAACAACGGTTTTAAGAATACCACTCTCAAAGTTCTCTTCCGCTTCCCAGCCAAGCTTGGTCTCTATCTTGGTCGCATCAATGGCATAACGTCTGTCATGCCCTGCTCTATCTTCCACAAAACTAATCTGTTCTTTATACGATGATTCTTTGGGTTTTAGGGTATCGAGTATCTCACAAATCTTGTGGGCGATATAAAGGTTATCCCTTTCATTGCGTCCACCGATATTATAAGTCTCACCTGAGTTTCCTTCGTGGAAAACAAGGTCAATCCCTTTGCAGTGATCTAACACATAGAGCCAATCACGGATATTTTTGCCATCACCATAAATAGGAATTTTTTGATTATTTAATGCTTTTCGAATAATCGTAGGAATAAGTTTCTCATCGTGTTGTTTTGGGCCATAGTTATTGGAACAATTGGTAATGACCGTATTCATCCCATACGTGTGATGATAGGCTCGTACAATCATATCACTGCTTGCTTTAGAAGCTGAGTAAGGAGAGTTTGGTGCATAGCTTGTTATCTCTGTAAAAAGTCCCGTAGCCCCTAATGTGCCATACACTTCATCGGTAGAGATATGATG encodes the following:
- the rfbH gene encoding lipopolysaccharide biosynthesis protein RfbH, whose product is MTQEEQLKQEILDKTKEYYELVHKKNQTKPFVAGESRVNYAGRVFDEKEMMNLVDSSLDFWLTYGDYSKKFEKELAKFLHVRWAFLVNSGSSANLLAFYALTSPLLKERQVKRGDEVITVAAGFLTTVAPIVQYGAVPVFVDMELKHFNIDVTQLEQALSPKTKAVMIAHTLGNPFDIKAVKAFCDKHNLWLIEDNCDALGSMYDGKPTGTWGDIGTSSFYPPHHMTMGEGGATYTDNPLLKKIMLSMRDWGRDCWCESGVDNTCGCRFTQQFGSLPKGYDHKYVYSHFGFNLKATDMQAAVGCAQLEKFPSFVEKRKENFKKLYNGLKDIQELMLVEAQIQSDPSWFGFMMTLTKEAKFTRNDLVEYLENNNIQTRNLFAGNMLRHPLFESLEKDKDYRSVGLLPNTDKIMNDSFWIGLYPGMGDEAIDYMIEIIKNFLITKKGYFC
- a CDS encoding NAD-dependent epimerase/dehydratase family protein gives rise to the protein MNIFITGVSGFIGSHLKEYLFSKYHNHTLFTPSSKELDLSDEPAVDRYIHEHKIDVIVHTANRGGGRDTTDMKNVTEYNLRIFFNIAKHEKNVIKIISFGSGAEYGKHKPIVHAKEEDYLEALPLDEYGFYKSITSHYIERSDNIVQLRIFGAYGEYENYRYKFISNAIVKNLLHLPITINKNVYFDYIYSDDLVKMIDFFIHNDVREKIYNVTTGTKVDLFTLANLVNEVSDFHSDIRVVNEGLNNEYTSNNERYF
- a CDS encoding thiamine pyrophosphate-binding protein, which produces MKASDYIVQFLVDQGIDKAFGYIGGAVAHLYDSLDKNKAIEIINTIHEQGAGFAAEGYARVTGKTGVATATSGPGATNLITPIGSCFFDSIPTLFITGQVNTYEYKYDTPVRQIGFQETDIVSIVKPITKYAVMIDTIQSLRYELEKAYFLTQNGRKGPVLIDIPMNIQRTDFNPSEQKSFFESDEYQTMCIHDDNVDFEKIVEMLKISQRPIVLIGGGSRLSSLAPEAINHLLKKSNLPVVYSLMGKDVIKDGYKYNFGLIGSYGNRYSNLALANADLIVVLGSRLDTRQTGTDLKTFAREAKIIQVDIDANELGSKIKADIALHCDIADFINQLSHYDFRLNFDQWLEKLIGYKQKYSSTTGIDGKAKIPNQIIKCIAQSSSDNDIICVDVGQHQMWVAQSFDTKVDQRVLFSGGMGAMGFALPTAIGATIATGKRALVIAGDGGFQMNIQELEVIKRRNLPIKIFIMNNANLGMVRQFQEIYFEKRYIGTQKDYSVPNFASIASAYGLKSSTVSTMEEISHKIQETLLSDEAEVINICLQEQMTTVEPKLIVNKPIEDMYPFLDRKELNAQMIITPLDKE
- the rfbG gene encoding CDP-glucose 4,6-dehydratase — encoded protein: MESLVMQHLFGGIYKDKTVLVTGHTGFKGSWLVYWLKLMGAKVIGYSLEAPTHPNHIALLDLDIISIIGDIRDLETLDKTFATYKPDIVFHLAAQALVRPSYANPIETYETNVIGTLKVFEACRKHQVKAIVNITSDKAYENKEWIWGYRENDPMGGYDPYSASKGCADLLASSYRNSYFNINDYKKSHQTLLATCRAGNVIGGGDWAQDRLMSDIILSVSQSKKVSIRNPKATRPWQHVLEPLSGYLQVGQKLLEEKVEFGEAWNFGPSDEGSICVEEVVLHVKQHWDKIDYEINRDPNQLHEANLLKLDCSKAHIKLHWKDVWDSEKTFEKTVKWYKAFYENSKILSQEDLESYIADAKAKNIAWTIK
- the rfbF gene encoding glucose-1-phosphate cytidylyltransferase; the encoded protein is MKVVLLAGGYGTRIAEETDIKPKPMVEIGGKPILWHIMKIYSHHGFNEFVVLLGYKGYYIKEYFANYFLHQSDITIDLQTNSIEVHNNTSEPWKVTLVDTGLDTMTGGRIKRAQKYIGNEPFLLTYGDGVSDIDIAKTVAFHKQHGKALTMSAIQPEARFGNLAIDETLNIKSFIEKPKTEAGWINGGFFVCSPKVFDYIDEDESCIFEQAPLQNLAKDGEMFAYKHEGFWQPMDTLRDNQKLNKLWKENKAPWKVW
- the rfbD gene encoding dTDP-4-dehydrorhamnose reductase; translation: MLNILVTGSNGQLGSEIQELSSHFPYTFFFTCKDQLDITEKHTIESFVEKNAIHAIINCAAYTAVDKAENEEALADKINHQAVKHLASIAKEKNIKLIHISTDYVFDGTSYKPYQEIDTTNPKSVYGKTKLDGENALLQGNLPNSIIIRTSWVYSSYGANFVKTMLRLGKEKDALGVIYDQVGTPTYAKDLAKVILDILPKINTTQTQIYNYSNEGVASWYDFAQEIMQMAKLTCKINPIETSQYPTPAKRPHYSLLNKAKIKNEFGIEIPYWKNSLEECLHKINVNNE
- the rfbC gene encoding dTDP-4-dehydrorhamnose 3,5-epimerase, which translates into the protein MTFTRTNIPDVIIIEPKVHGDERGYFVETFRQDQFEEFVGFKVNFCQDNESRSHHGVLRGLHYQLSPFAQSKLVRVIDGRVLDVAVDIRVGSPTFGNYVAVELNGKNKKQMFIPRGFAHGFVVLSETCTFTYKVDNYYAPECDRGISFNDPKLGIDWQLSADLFQLSTKDTQQPKLETMHELFEYGVNYYA
- a CDS encoding DNA ligase; the encoded protein is MKRLILFWLLLTSFMFGAKPELMLLQEWNGQDVSGWLMSEKMDGVRAYWDGQKLISRGGVELAAPAWFTEGFPPFAVDGELWSKRGDFENIISIVKKKELHDGWKNIAFYAFDVPSENGGLIQRLVKLEYYLKLNQADYLKVAKQFTCKDNDDLKRFLTEVEKGGGEGVVVRNPDTKYVAKRDPNSLKVKSFQDAECEVVEHHKGEGKYKNSFGSLTCKMDDGVMFDIGSGFSESERKNPPAIGSKITYKFQEMTKGGKPRFPIYMRIKEEI
- the rfbB gene encoding dTDP-glucose 4,6-dehydratase, producing MSQKYILVTGCAGFIGSNFVPYFLEKYPEYHLVNLDLLTYAGNLDNLKEVAGNERYTFVQGDICNRALVESLFEKYNIGGVIHFAAESHVDNSIKNPGVFIETNVNGTFTLIDVAYKTWMEKPFMLREGYEECRFHHISTDEVYGTLGATGLFTEITSYAPNSPYSASKASSDMIVRAYHHTYGMNTVITNCSNNYGPKQHDEKLIPTIIRKALNNQKIPIYGDGKNIRDWLYVLDHCKGIDLVFHEGNSGETYNIGGRNERDNLYIAHKICEILDTLKPKESSYKEQISFVEDRAGHDRRYAIDATKIETKLGWEAEENFESGILKTVVWYLQKYKAKI